GGCTTGCCGCCCGCGTTGACGGCGGCGACCGGCATGGACGCGATCGCACATTGCATCGAGACCTTCCTCGCGAGCGCGTTCAATCCACCCGCCGACGGCATCGCGCTGGACGGACTGTGGCGCGCATGGCGTCACATCGAGCGCGCGACGCGTGAACCGGGTGACCGTGTGGCGCGACTGAACATGATGAGCGCATCGATGCAAGGCGCGCTCGCATTCCAGAAAGGCTTGGGCTGCGTGCATAGCTTGAGTCATTCGCTTGGCGGCATCAATCCGCGCCTGCATCACGGCACGCTCAACGCGATCTTTCTGCCCGCGGTGCTCGAATTCAATCAGCACGCGCCATCCGTGCGCGACGAGGACAAGCTCAACCGCATGGCAACCGTTATGGGGCTTGGCAACGGTGCGGAGGTGGCGCCGTCAGTGCGGACCATGACGCAGCGGCTCGGCTTGCCGACCGGCCTCGCGCAACTGGGCGTCACGCCCGCGATGTTCCCCGACATCATCAGGGGCGCACTCAAGGACCACAGCCACAAGACCAATCCCCGCGAAGCGTCCGATGGCGATTACCGCGCCATGCTGGAAGCATCGCTCTGATGCATCGCATCTGACTGACTCAGTGCCGCGCAGACGGCACTCCAACAAATCAACCGGAGACACTCAACATGCAGGCGAGCAAAAAGCTGCGTCGTATCCAGCGCATTTCCATTTTCTTTTTGACGCTGGCGGGCTGCGTCAACTATCTCGACCGTAGCGCGCTATCGGTAGCCAACAGCACCATTAGCGGCGAAATGGGGCTTAGCGCGTCGCAAATGGGTCTGTTGCTTTCCGCGTTTTCGATGTCCTATGCATTCGCGCAGTTGCCGGTCGGCGTCCTGCTGGATCGTCTGGGCGCACGGCTGATGCTCGGCGCAGGCATGTTGCTCTGGTCGGGCGCGCAGCTGTGCACTGGCTTCGTACATGGCATCCAGCAGTTTTTCCTCGCACGGATGTGCCTTGGCATCGGCGAAGCGCCGCAGTTTCCTGCCGGCGCGAAGGTGATCGGCGAATGGTTCGCGCTGCGTGATCGCGGCGCTCCAACGGGGATTTTCGTGGCCTCGTCGACGATCGGCCCCGCGATTGCGCCGCCGATCCTCACTGCGCTCATGTTGACCCTCAGCTGGCGCGAGATGTTCATCGTCACGGGTGTGTTCGGCATATTGGTGGCGCTAGGCTGGTACGCGGTGTATCGCAACCGCAGTGAAGTGGAGCTGACACCCGACGAGCAGGCCCATCTCGCCGAAGGTGCCCAGGAAGAACCCAACGCAGCACCGCTGAACGGCGCGCAGTGGCGCAATCTTTTCGCGCAACGCACGACGTGGGGCATGCTGTTCGGCTTCATGGGCGTCATCTACATGGTGTGGCTGTATCTGACCTGGCTGCCCGCGTATCTGGAGCACGAACGCGGCATGAGCATCGCGCGCGCGGGCTGGGTCGTGGTGATTCCGTACCTGGTCGGCACGCTCGGCATGGTGGGAAGCGGCTATATCGCCGACTGGCTCTACAGCAAAGGCATGGCGCCGATCACGAGCCGCAAGTGGCCGATCTGCGTGGGGCTCGTCGGCGCGGCGGCGGCCACCGTCCCGGCTGCATTGACGCCTTCCGCCTGGATGGCCATCGTGTACATCTCGGTGGCGATGTTCTTCCTCAACATGGCATCCGGCGGCGCATGGTCGCTCGTGAGTGTCGCCGCGCCCCGTCACGCCGTGGCGTCGCTCGGCGGCATCCAGAACTTCGGCGGTTTCCTGGCGGGATCGGCTGCGCCGATCGTCACCGGCCTTGTGGTGGACCGCACGCATTCGTTCGTGAACGCGCTGATCGTGAGCGCCGCCGTCGCGCTGCTTTCCGCCGTTGCATACATGGTCATGGTGCGCAGGCCCGTGAGCGTCACGCAAGAGCACGAAGAGGGTGCCGTGCTTGCAACCGTGCAGGCGGCCGACTGAACGGCAGCGAGCGCAGCAGCCATATCACAGCAGTTTCAAACCGATAGACAGTCAAGGTGCAGGGATCGAATGTCAGTCATTACGTGTGTTGAGGATTTGCGTCTGATGGCGAAGAAGCGCGTGCCGAAGGCGTTTTACGATTATGTCGATAGCGGCTCCTATTCGGAATCGACGTACCGCGAGAACAGCCGCGCGTTCGACGACCTGAAGCTGCAGCAGCGAGTGGCCGTGAATGTCGAAGGCCGGAGCACGGCCAGCACGATGATCGGTCAGCCAGTGACCATGCCCGTTGCCATCGCGCCAACCGGCCTCGCCGGCATGCAATGGGCGAACGGCGAGATGCTCGGCGCGCTTGCCGCAAAGCGCTTCGGCGTGCCGTTCACCTTGTCGACGGTCAGCATCTGCTCGATCGAAGATGTCGCGCGTCATACCGCCGCACCGTTCTGGTTTCAACTCTACGTGATGCGCGACCGCGGCTTCAATGCGTCGCTGATCGAGCGCGCGAAGCTGGCTGGCTGTTCGGCGCTCGTCGTCACGCTGGATCTGCAGATCAACGGCCAGCGGCACAAGGACCTGAAGAACGGCATGACTGTTCCGCCGCGTCTCACGGCTTCCAACCTGCTCGATTTCGCGTCGAAGCCAGGCTGGATGATGCGTGCGCTGCGCGGCGCCAAAACCTTCGGCAATCTGGCGGGCTACGTCAAGGGCGGCGACGACGTCATCGCGATCAGCAAGTGGGTGGCGCAACAATTCGACCCGACGCTCGGCTGGGACGATCTCGTCGCCATCCGGCGCGGCTGGGATCGCAAGCTCGTGCTGAAGGGCATCCTGAGCGTCGAGGACGCGCGCATGGCCGCATCGATCGGCGCCGATGCCATCGTCGTGAGCAATCACGGCGGGCGGCAACTGGATGGCGCGCCGCCCAGCATCGAAGCGTTGCCGGCGATAGTCGAGGCTGTCGGCGACAAGATCGAAATATGGGTGGATGGCGGCATTCGCAGCGGGCAGGACGTAATGAAGGCGCTCGCGCTGGGCGCGAAAGGCACCATGGTCGGACGTGCATTCATGTACGCACTCGGCGCATTGGGCGAGGCCGGCGTCACGCGAATGCTGCAGATACTGCAAAGCGAACTCGACGTCAGCATGGCCTTGTCGGGCGTGCGAACGATCGGTGAAATCGGCCGGCACAATCTTTTTCAGCGTCGTCATGATCTGCTGTCGCGCGGCAGCCTGGGCGAGTCGCAGGATCGCGCTGAGACGGCAATCGTTTAAATCAAGGAGCAAGCTGGATGGATCTGAACATCAAAAGTCGGTGGGCGCTGGTGTGCGCGGCAAGCAAGGGTCTGGGAAAAGGTTGCGCACAAGCGCTGGTCGCGGAGGGTGTAAACGTCGTCATCACGGCACGCGGCAGTGACGCGCTCGAGGCGACCGCACACGCGCTGCGTATGCTCAATCCCGCGGTCACGGTCAAGACCGTGCCCGGTGACATCACGACGAGCGAAGGGCGCGCCGCTGCACTGGCGGCGGCGCCTCACATCGACATTCTCGTGAACAACGCGGGTGGCCCGCCGCCGGGCGATTTTCGCAACTGGTCGCGAGAGGACTGGATCGCCGCAGTCGATGCGAACATGCTGACGCCGATCGAGTTGATCAAGGCAACCGTGGACGGGATGGCCGAGCGGGGCTTCGGCCGCATCATCAATATCACTTCGGGCGCGGTGAAGGCGCCGATCGACGTGCTGGGACTATCGAACGGTGCGCGTTCGGGGCTGACGGGTTTTGTCGCGGGACTGGCGCGGCAAAAGCGTATTGCGCAGGCCAATGTGACCATCAACAATCTGCTGCCGGGGCTGTTCGAAACCGACCGTTTGCGTCAGTCGACGCGAGCAGCGGCCGATGCGCATGGTCAGAGCTACGACACGGCGCTGGAAGCGAAGCGCCAGATCGTTCCGGCTGGGCGCTTCGGAACGCCTGAGGAGTTCGGGGCGTTCTGCGCCTTCTTGTGCAGCGCGCAGGCCGGATATCTGACGGGTCAGAATGTGCTGCTGGACGGCGGCGCCTATCCGGGCACCTTCTGACGCACGGACTGCGGCTGACGTAGCGCGCATGCCTGACAACCGGGGCATGCGCGCTACGCGTGCTTATTTGATGACGAGAGGATTGACGGGAGCACCCGTGCCGCCAACGATCTTCAGCGGTGCAGCCGTATAGAGGAATTGCCATTGACCGTCGCGTTCGCAGTCGCCTGCGAGTTCGTCGAGCAGCACGACCTCGGTAAATACGACGCCCAGGTTGCGCATCAGCGCGTTGTGCAGCGGAATCATCACGCCCGACACGGGATCGACAGTGACTTCGTTGCCCATCGTATCCGTCACGAGACAAGGAATTTCCATCTCCCGAAACCACTCGACGAGTTCACGGCTGAACGTCAAGCCCGGCTCCATATAGTCCTGATAGAACTCATCCGCGTCGCGCTCGTAGAACGAGCCGATCCAGCCGGTGCGGATCAGCAGGATGTCCCGCGGCTCGATGGTCACGCCCTGCGCGCGCGCGGCATCGAGCAGATCCCGATGGTCGAACGTTTCGCCCTTGTCGAGCACGGGCTTGTTGCGGTGACGCGCCATATCGATCAGCACGGCGCGGCCGGCAATGCCGCGCTCGGCGATCGGCAGAATGCTGGCGCGCGCCAGGCCACCGACGGTGCTCATCGCGTCATAGCCGTTCCAGAGGGTGTCGTCGTACCAGACGTGGCCGAGTGCGTCGCATTGCGTCGATCCTTGAACATGCATGAAGATCACATCGTCGGCATATTCGACGTTACCGTCGAAGTGTGCCTTGCCTGCCAGAAAATGGCCTTTATCGAGCACGTTCATGCGCATCGAAGGGCGCCGGCCGGGAAATAGCGGCTCGCCTTTAGCATGACCGATGTCGACTTGCAGCGTGAATGTCTTGCCCTGTCGCACCGCGGCGATGCCGCGCAGAATCTCCGCCGATTGAAGATAGTTCAGCGCGCCGACTTCGTCGTCGGGTCCCCACTTGCCCCAGTTTCTGGGCAAGCCTTCGAGCAGTTGCTTGACGTCTGGATTGCCTTTGGGGTTGGGCACACACATGATTGTCTCCTTGGTTGTTGAAGCAAGCACGAAGTGGCTTGCCTTTGAGTTGTTGCCTGACGGATGCTTGCCTAGCGGATCGGCGAGAAGGAGGCGGCCAGCATGATGCGGGACTCCTGATCGATGAGCAGCGGCGTGGCCTTTGCGATGAACCTGTTCATCCAGTTCGGATCTTCGAGCAGCGCAGCACGGCGCTTAACGCGCTCGTCGAGGCTTTCCCATGCCCAGATATGCACGACCTGATTCAATGTGCCGACTTCCGTGTACCACCAGCCGATCAGCTTCGCGTGACGCGAAATGATGGGCAAGCCTTCCGCTTCGAAGTTCTGAAGATATTCTTTCAGCTTTCCTGGTTGAACCGTATAGGTTCGCATTTCATAAAACATGAACGAGTACTTTCCAAATTAAGCAGAAAGTCAGTATAGAAATCATCCAATAGCCTTTAAATTGAGAGCTTCTTATAGCGCTATAACGAGCTGTCATGTCCAAAGCGTTGACGCTTGCCAGCCGGTTTGAAATCATTCCGTGAAGGTGCTGCGAGGTCGAAATTGCAGCGACGCGAGCACAGTCGAGTGAATAACGACGCCCGGGACAGGGCGTCGACTTATCCCATCAAGGAAATGAAAATGAACATCGCAGGGAACTTGTTGATTGGCCAGAGCGTGCGACGCGGAACGAACGGCGTGTCGTATGCCATCGACGCGGCGAGCGGCGAACGATTAGAGCCGGGCTTCGGTGGCGCGACGCTCGAAGACGTCGATGCAGCGTGTGCATTGGCATGGTCCGCTTTCGATATCTTCCGCGAAACCACGCTCGAAGCCCGCGCGGAATTTCTGGAGACGATCGCGGCCAACATCCTCGCAGCAGGCGATGCGTTGATCGAGCGCTGCGCCGCGGAGTCGGGCTTGCCGCGCGCGCGAATCGAAGGTGAACGCGCGCGAACGGTGGGCCAGTTGCGGATGTTCGCGGGTGTCGTGCGAGCAGGCGACTTTCTCGAAGCGCGCATCGATCCGGCTCAGCCCGAGCGCAAACCGGCACCGCGCGTCGATCTGCGTTTGCGGCACATCGGGCTCGGCCCCATCGCGGTGTTCGGTGCCAGCAATTTTCCGCTGGCGTTCTCGGTGGCAGGGGGCGACACCGCTTCCGCACTGGCCGCTGGGTGCCCGGTGATCGTCAAGGCCCATGCCGCGCATCCCGGCACGTCGGAACTGGTCGGCATGGCCGTGCAGAAGGCGGTGAAGGACTGCGAAATGCCAGAGGGGACCTTCTCGCTGCTGTTCGGAAGCGGCCGTGAAATCGGCCAGGGGCTGGTTCGCGATCCCCGCATCAAGGCGGTCGGATTCACCGGCTCGCGCCATGCGGGAATGGAGTTGATGGCAGTCGCCGCCGCGCGTCCCGAGCCGGTGCCGGTCTATGCGGAAATGAGCAGCATCAATCCGGTGTTGCTGTTTCCGCATGCGCTTGAGCAGCGCGGCGAAGCGATCGCTCAGGCCTTCGTGCAATCGTTGACGCTCGGTGCCGGGCAGTTCTGCACGAACCCGGGTTTGATTCTCGCGGTGGAAGGTCCCGCACTCGATCGCTTCGTGGCTGCGGCTTCGGAGGCGCTGAGACGGGCGCCGGCCGCAACGATGCTCACGCCCGGCATTCATCGGGCGTTTGAAACGGCGGTGTCGAAGTTCGCCGAACATCCGCAGGTGCAGACGGTGGCGCGCGCGCAGCCTGCGACCGGCGCGAACAAGGGACAAGGCGCGCTCTTTGTGACAAGCGCCGCCGCGTTTCGTGAGCAAACGGAATTACAGGAAGAGATTTTCGGCGCGGCGTCATTGATCGTGCGTTGCCCAGATCTGCACACGATGCGTGAACTGATCGAGTCGCTGGAAGGACAGCTGACGGCAGCGTTGCAGATCGATGAAGCCGATTACGCAGCGGCGCGTTCGTTCCTTCCGTCACTGGAGCGACGCGTGGGCCGCGTGCTCGTCAATGGCTTTGGTACGGGCGTCGAAGTCGCGCATGCGATGGTCCACGGCGGTCCTTATCCGTCCACCGCCGACGGTCGTTCGACTTCGGTCGGCAGCCTCGCGATCCGCCGCTTTTTGCGGCCGGTTAGCTATCAGGACATGCCGGAGGCGCTGCTGCCCGAGTCGTTGAAAACGGGCAACCCGTGGCGAATCAATCGTCTCGTCGACGGGAAGATCGCATTGGCGCAGCGCGCTTGATCGTCGTTGCCCAGGTCGGCGCGATTACACCGCCGCCTTTGCGGCGGCGAGGTCACGAGAAGGGCAAGACGTACTGGTTTAAAGGAACACGCTCGACGGTTTTTCGGTCGGGGTTAGCGACTGCCTGATCGATGCCAGCCTGGGCGAACTGTTCTGATCTAACCGCAAGGACAACGACAATGCATCAAGCCAGTCAGCAATGTCGGGAGCACGGTTGCACACTTCCGTCCGCCGGTGCCGACCAGAAGCTCCGCCACTGTGAGGTTGACCGCGATGGCCACCGGCAGGAACCATCGTCTCCGGCTGGACATGATGTCACCTCCTAGGCACTGCCTGGCCTTCGCGGGCTCGGCGGACTGCAAAATCCGGAAGCCGCACCGATGATAACTAGAGTTAGCGGCATTGCGTTTATTGGCCCCAAAGTGCCGCGTGTTGCGCCGCAATCCGTTATGCAGGTTAACGAAGTGGTGTGACGCCGACTGGCCGTTATACCCCCGTAAGCCGCCGCTTTGGCCGCTCGGGGTCGGACGACGGCAACGGGTCGACAGCGGTCCGATGACCCACTGTGGTGGGCCTGACTACCGTGATAAAGAGCAGTTATCGTGGCGTGAAAGCTTCTCGTTCAGGCGGGAAAATTTATGGGCCGCCCTATTTTTGCGGCCAAGGATAGCCCCTACAACGCGTCATTGCGATTTCAACTGCGGTTCGCGACCAATGCACTCCGCCAGAAATGCCATAGCCGCCTGGATAGCCGGCGTGCGCCGCAGATCGGGGTAAGTAACAAGCCACAATGCTGCGTCGGGCGGGTTGACATCGACGCTTAGCCTGACGAGCTCTGCGTCGCGCCCGCCGAGCATCGTCGGTAGAATCGCAACCCCTACATCGTTTCGCGCGGCCATCTGCTGTGCGATAACATCGCTCGTTTCGAACACGATGGGTCTGCCGTCGAGAAATCGG
The Paraburkholderia terrae genome window above contains:
- a CDS encoding iron-containing alcohol dehydrogenase, giving the protein MSLINYITQIQFDYGAIRLLSSECERVGIRRPLIVTDRGIRAAGIIDTVLDALAGTAPVPIYDGTPPNPNEAAVRDAVAAYRAGDCDGIVAVGGGSAIDLAKGVAVCATHEGPLQRFAVIEGGATNITTKTAPVIAVPTTAGTGSEVGRGAILILDDGRKVGVISPFVVPRVAICDPDLTLGLPPALTAATGMDAIAHCIETFLASAFNPPADGIALDGLWRAWRHIERATREPGDRVARLNMMSASMQGALAFQKGLGCVHSLSHSLGGINPRLHHGTLNAIFLPAVLEFNQHAPSVRDEDKLNRMATVMGLGNGAEVAPSVRTMTQRLGLPTGLAQLGVTPAMFPDIIRGALKDHSHKTNPREASDGDYRAMLEASL
- a CDS encoding MFS transporter; translated protein: MQASKKLRRIQRISIFFLTLAGCVNYLDRSALSVANSTISGEMGLSASQMGLLLSAFSMSYAFAQLPVGVLLDRLGARLMLGAGMLLWSGAQLCTGFVHGIQQFFLARMCLGIGEAPQFPAGAKVIGEWFALRDRGAPTGIFVASSTIGPAIAPPILTALMLTLSWREMFIVTGVFGILVALGWYAVYRNRSEVELTPDEQAHLAEGAQEEPNAAPLNGAQWRNLFAQRTTWGMLFGFMGVIYMVWLYLTWLPAYLEHERGMSIARAGWVVVIPYLVGTLGMVGSGYIADWLYSKGMAPITSRKWPICVGLVGAAAATVPAALTPSAWMAIVYISVAMFFLNMASGGAWSLVSVAAPRHAVASLGGIQNFGGFLAGSAAPIVTGLVVDRTHSFVNALIVSAAVALLSAVAYMVMVRRPVSVTQEHEEGAVLATVQAAD
- a CDS encoding alpha-hydroxy acid oxidase, translated to MSVITCVEDLRLMAKKRVPKAFYDYVDSGSYSESTYRENSRAFDDLKLQQRVAVNVEGRSTASTMIGQPVTMPVAIAPTGLAGMQWANGEMLGALAAKRFGVPFTLSTVSICSIEDVARHTAAPFWFQLYVMRDRGFNASLIERAKLAGCSALVVTLDLQINGQRHKDLKNGMTVPPRLTASNLLDFASKPGWMMRALRGAKTFGNLAGYVKGGDDVIAISKWVAQQFDPTLGWDDLVAIRRGWDRKLVLKGILSVEDARMAASIGADAIVVSNHGGRQLDGAPPSIEALPAIVEAVGDKIEIWVDGGIRSGQDVMKALALGAKGTMVGRAFMYALGALGEAGVTRMLQILQSELDVSMALSGVRTIGEIGRHNLFQRRHDLLSRGSLGESQDRAETAIV
- a CDS encoding SDR family oxidoreductase, coding for MDLNIKSRWALVCAASKGLGKGCAQALVAEGVNVVITARGSDALEATAHALRMLNPAVTVKTVPGDITTSEGRAAALAAAPHIDILVNNAGGPPPGDFRNWSREDWIAAVDANMLTPIELIKATVDGMAERGFGRIINITSGAVKAPIDVLGLSNGARSGLTGFVAGLARQKRIAQANVTINNLLPGLFETDRLRQSTRAAADAHGQSYDTALEAKRQIVPAGRFGTPEEFGAFCAFLCSAQAGYLTGQNVLLDGGAYPGTF
- a CDS encoding cyclase family protein is translated as MCVPNPKGNPDVKQLLEGLPRNWGKWGPDDEVGALNYLQSAEILRGIAAVRQGKTFTLQVDIGHAKGEPLFPGRRPSMRMNVLDKGHFLAGKAHFDGNVEYADDVIFMHVQGSTQCDALGHVWYDDTLWNGYDAMSTVGGLARASILPIAERGIAGRAVLIDMARHRNKPVLDKGETFDHRDLLDAARAQGVTIEPRDILLIRTGWIGSFYERDADEFYQDYMEPGLTFSRELVEWFREMEIPCLVTDTMGNEVTVDPVSGVMIPLHNALMRNLGVVFTEVVLLDELAGDCERDGQWQFLYTAAPLKIVGGTGAPVNPLVIK
- a CDS encoding NIPSNAP family protein, with the translated sequence MFYEMRTYTVQPGKLKEYLQNFEAEGLPIISRHAKLIGWWYTEVGTLNQVVHIWAWESLDERVKRRAALLEDPNWMNRFIAKATPLLIDQESRIMLAASFSPIR
- a CDS encoding aldehyde dehydrogenase (NADP(+)), which codes for MNIAGNLLIGQSVRRGTNGVSYAIDAASGERLEPGFGGATLEDVDAACALAWSAFDIFRETTLEARAEFLETIAANILAAGDALIERCAAESGLPRARIEGERARTVGQLRMFAGVVRAGDFLEARIDPAQPERKPAPRVDLRLRHIGLGPIAVFGASNFPLAFSVAGGDTASALAAGCPVIVKAHAAHPGTSELVGMAVQKAVKDCEMPEGTFSLLFGSGREIGQGLVRDPRIKAVGFTGSRHAGMELMAVAAARPEPVPVYAEMSSINPVLLFPHALEQRGEAIAQAFVQSLTLGAGQFCTNPGLILAVEGPALDRFVAAASEALRRAPAATMLTPGIHRAFETAVSKFAEHPQVQTVARAQPATGANKGQGALFVTSAAAFREQTELQEEIFGAASLIVRCPDLHTMRELIESLEGQLTAALQIDEADYAAARSFLPSLERRVGRVLVNGFGTGVEVAHAMVHGGPYPSTADGRSTSVGSLAIRRFLRPVSYQDMPEALLPESLKTGNPWRINRLVDGKIALAQRA